In Desulfonatronum sp. SC1, one DNA window encodes the following:
- a CDS encoding biopolymer transporter ExbD, protein MRRRRRYDEQDSAQIDMTSMMDVVFIMLIFFIVTTSFVKEAGIEVNRPTAASAERQERGNIMIAVSESGAVWIDGRQVDVRAVRANVERLRAENPEGAVVVQADEASRTGILVQVIDQVRLAGVRDVAVAASRP, encoded by the coding sequence ATGCGACGCAGACGACGATACGACGAACAAGACAGCGCCCAGATCGACATGACCTCGATGATGGACGTGGTGTTCATTATGCTCATCTTTTTCATCGTGACCACGTCCTTCGTCAAGGAGGCGGGCATCGAGGTGAACCGCCCCACAGCGGCCAGCGCGGAGCGCCAGGAGCGCGGGAACATTATGATCGCGGTGTCCGAATCCGGCGCGGTGTGGATCGATGGCCGACAGGTGGACGTGCGGGCCGTGCGGGCCAACGTGGAGCGGTTGCGCGCCGAGAACCCCGAGGGGGCCGTGGTTGTCCAGGCCGACGAGGCCTCCCGCACCGGGATACTGGTCCAGGTCATTGACCAGGTCCGTTTGGCCGGGGTGCGCGACGTGGCCGTGGCGGCGAGTCGGCCATGA
- a CDS encoding tetratricopeptide repeat protein, with amino-acid sequence MNHLTQSLRSSLRWFLVSAGLSLGMFLSVSMTVSIALASEDRPTVSHAAHQKLTAAQELLHHSKWTEAESLLEKFVREEAHEPYAQALAWQMLGYLFHETGRHDRALEAFDRVLAGDGLDAPLRQQVLYNSAQLLVQASRPAEAVKRIEAWMEQAGSLSPEQRARVAWIYFGSERHQAAVMHLEAAIRETTTPENAWLEMLVAALHHDEQYEKLTRWLPRLITRNPEDGRYWLQLAGVYLRLDDQRQAAAVLSAAYHKGLFQTSEDIVRLARMYVQAGAPRKAAHLLEEGMENGRVAVNAEHQELLANAWLQARETRRAACALGQKARNGGDCKTHLRAGRLLMQVEDWSGAREHLELATQGRCERTRAEALLLLGMAAYHEGRMEEARDAFVLAREIPEQRRQAESWLEVLSRGQGRSAT; translated from the coding sequence ATGAATCACTTGACCCAATCGCTTCGTTCATCCTTGCGTTGGTTTCTTGTTTCCGCCGGGTTGAGCCTGGGGATGTTCCTTTCGGTCTCCATGACGGTTTCCATCGCTCTTGCTTCGGAGGACCGTCCCACGGTTTCCCATGCCGCGCACCAAAAGCTCACCGCGGCCCAGGAACTGCTGCACCACTCAAAATGGACGGAAGCGGAATCGCTCCTGGAGAAATTCGTTCGGGAAGAGGCCCATGAACCCTACGCCCAGGCCCTGGCCTGGCAGATGCTCGGCTATCTGTTTCATGAAACCGGTCGCCATGACCGAGCCCTGGAAGCCTTTGACCGGGTTTTGGCCGGTGACGGCCTGGATGCCCCATTGCGACAGCAGGTTTTGTACAATTCCGCCCAATTGCTGGTACAGGCCAGCCGTCCAGCCGAGGCCGTCAAGCGCATCGAAGCCTGGATGGAGCAGGCCGGTTCTCTTTCCCCGGAGCAACGGGCAAGGGTGGCCTGGATCTATTTCGGTTCGGAACGCCACCAGGCGGCGGTCATGCACCTGGAAGCCGCCATCCGCGAGACGACCACGCCCGAGAACGCCTGGCTGGAAATGCTCGTGGCCGCCTTGCACCACGATGAACAATACGAAAAACTGACGCGTTGGTTGCCGCGGCTGATCACCCGAAATCCCGAGGACGGCAGGTACTGGCTGCAACTGGCCGGCGTGTACCTGCGGCTGGACGATCAGCGTCAGGCCGCCGCCGTGCTTTCCGCCGCATACCATAAGGGGTTGTTTCAGACTTCCGAGGACATCGTCCGGCTGGCACGGATGTATGTTCAGGCCGGAGCGCCCCGCAAAGCCGCGCACCTCCTGGAGGAGGGGATGGAGAACGGTCGCGTCGCGGTCAATGCGGAGCACCAGGAACTGCTGGCCAATGCCTGGCTGCAAGCCCGTGAGACGCGCCGCGCGGCCTGCGCCCTGGGACAAAAAGCGCGTAACGGCGGGGACTGCAAAACCCATTTACGGGCAGGCCGCTTGCTGATGCAGGTGGAGGACTGGAGCGGGGCCAGGGAGCACCTGGAGCTGGCGACCCAGGGCCGATGCGAACGCACCCGGGCCGAAGCCCTGTTGCTGCTGGGCATGGCCGCGTATCACGAGGGCCGAATGGAAGAAGCTCGCGACGCCTTTGTCCTGGCCCGGGAAATCCCCGAGCAGCGCAGGCAGGCCGAGAGCTGGCTGGAGGTGCTGAGCCGGGGGCAGGGGAGGTCGGCGACATGA
- a CDS encoding GTP-binding protein codes for MKIITVAGTPCAGKTAVIAHLARLYMKEGVKVAVAKFDALATGDDEFYRRELGIPAIKGLSDYVCPDHYYVSNLEEVHGWGKQQGAEFLFIETAGLCFRCAPHVKGVPALTVIDNLGGLDAPEKMGPALSLADAVVVTKSDMVSQAEKEVFGYRIRQVNPEAEIVRINGLTGTGAVLLKRIVDSWPEVREISETELRYSMPASICSYCTGEMRVGKPYQSGNVKKIQTH; via the coding sequence ATGAAAATCATAACTGTTGCTGGGACGCCTTGTGCTGGCAAGACCGCGGTCATCGCGCATCTTGCCCGATTGTACATGAAGGAAGGCGTCAAGGTCGCGGTGGCCAAGTTCGACGCCCTGGCCACCGGGGATGACGAATTCTATCGTCGCGAACTCGGCATTCCGGCCATCAAGGGCTTGAGCGACTATGTCTGCCCGGATCATTACTATGTTTCCAACCTGGAAGAAGTGCATGGCTGGGGCAAACAGCAGGGCGCTGAATTCTTGTTCATTGAGACGGCGGGGCTTTGTTTCCGATGCGCTCCGCACGTCAAAGGCGTTCCGGCGCTGACGGTGATCGACAATCTCGGCGGGCTGGACGCTCCGGAAAAGATGGGTCCGGCTCTGAGTTTGGCCGACGCGGTGGTGGTAACCAAAAGCGATATGGTTTCTCAAGCTGAAAAGGAGGTTTTCGGCTACAGGATCCGGCAAGTGAACCCGGAGGCGGAAATCGTGCGGATCAATGGATTGACCGGGACCGGGGCGGTGCTGTTGAAACGGATCGTCGATTCCTGGCCTGAAGTGCGGGAAATATCCGAAACCGAACTGCGCTACTCCATGCCGGCCTCGATCTGTTCCTACTGCACGGGCGAGATGCGGGTGGGCAAGCCCTATCAGTCCGGCAACGTCAAGAAAATCCAGACACACTGA
- a CDS encoding ATP-binding cassette domain-containing protein: MNEATIKTLTILAGTGKGGEEEPISELTIQAGECLAVVGPTGSGKSELLADIEQFARGDTLSRRRVLINGTMPDLTTNCNGMVAQLSQKTGFIMDGTVRDFIQMHALSKDRNRSDIVDRVLALTNSLCGEPVLPEVRLQVLSGGQSRALMIADIACISDAAIVLIDEIENAGIDKLKALAALAASSKLIVLSTHDPILTLMATKRTVMKQGAMSSIHATSTEEAQCLEQLRTVDALLGSAREGLRNGEQLSVAAISR, from the coding sequence ATGAATGAAGCGACAATCAAGACCTTGACCATCCTGGCCGGTACGGGAAAAGGCGGCGAAGAGGAACCCATATCCGAATTGACCATTCAAGCGGGAGAGTGCCTGGCCGTGGTCGGCCCGACCGGGTCGGGCAAGAGTGAACTCCTGGCCGACATCGAACAGTTTGCCCGGGGCGACACCCTCAGCCGCAGGCGCGTTCTGATCAACGGAACCATGCCGGACCTGACCACGAACTGTAATGGCATGGTGGCCCAGCTTTCCCAGAAAACAGGATTCATCATGGATGGCACGGTCCGGGACTTCATCCAGATGCACGCCCTGAGCAAAGACAGGAATCGTTCGGACATTGTTGACAGGGTTTTGGCCTTGACCAACTCCTTGTGCGGGGAGCCGGTGCTGCCCGAGGTCAGGTTGCAAGTGCTCAGCGGTGGACAATCCCGTGCCTTGATGATCGCCGATATCGCCTGCATCTCCGACGCCGCCATCGTCCTGATCGATGAAATCGAGAACGCGGGCATCGACAAACTGAAGGCTCTGGCGGCCTTGGCCGCAAGCAGCAAGCTGATCGTTCTCTCCACCCATGATCCGATTCTGACCCTCATGGCCACGAAAAGAACGGTCATGAAGCAAGGGGCCATGTCCTCGATTCATGCGACCAGCACGGAGGAAGCACAGTGCCTGGAGCAGCTCAGGACGGTGGATGCGCTGCTCGGCTCCGCACGGGAAGGTTTGCGCAACGGCGAGCAGCTCTCCGTCGCTGCAATTTCACGGTAA
- a CDS encoding energy transducer TonB codes for MNDAARYGLSLGCGILAALGLFVLMNVLVSRGEAGVEDRQRVPMPRFIRMDDQEQVVRRREREQPTPPEKIQPLPRMEALAAPQKRSLEAPALDLPLPDISADLALAGLPLSAPPAEPEGPVRYTQSLTPVSQIPPRYPRRAQLDGISGWVRLEFIVNPDGTVSDVTVVEAEPRRGIFDQEAVRALSRWRFQPQIRDGEPVQALATIVIKFSLEG; via the coding sequence ATGAATGACGCGGCGCGTTACGGCCTTTCCCTGGGTTGCGGAATTCTGGCGGCACTGGGACTGTTCGTGCTGATGAACGTTCTTGTCAGCCGCGGCGAGGCCGGGGTGGAGGATCGACAACGCGTTCCGATGCCGCGATTCATCCGCATGGACGACCAGGAACAAGTCGTGCGCAGGCGTGAGCGGGAACAGCCCACCCCGCCGGAGAAAATCCAACCCCTGCCGCGGATGGAAGCCCTGGCCGCTCCCCAAAAGCGGTCTTTGGAAGCTCCGGCTCTTGACCTGCCCCTACCGGATATTTCCGCGGACCTGGCCCTGGCCGGACTGCCTTTGTCCGCACCTCCAGCCGAGCCGGAGGGCCCGGTCCGCTATACCCAGTCCCTGACTCCGGTCAGCCAGATCCCGCCGCGCTATCCCAGACGGGCGCAACTGGACGGCATTTCCGGCTGGGTACGCCTGGAATTCATCGTCAACCCCGACGGCACGGTCAGCGACGTCACCGTGGTGGAAGCCGAACCCCGGCGGGGAATCTTCGACCAGGAGGCCGTGCGCGCCCTGAGCCGCTGGCGGTTCCAGCCTCAGATCCGGGACGGCGAGCCCGTCCAGGCCCTGGCCACCATTGTCATCAAATTCAGCTTGGAGGGGTGA